The following are encoded in a window of Methanocaldococcus sp. genomic DNA:
- a CDS encoding IGHMBP2 family helicase, which yields MNLIDLYVRKFMKLIEIERKCEMDFHKNEIIRLGKKRENVGRAILNLKGKFLGESLGCTIVRFGRKKPFKTEISPGDVVLISKNNPLESDLYANVIYVGKNFIDVAFDVDVPKWVYKERVRIDLYVNDITFKRMKEALREFAKKRDKLAYIILGIEHPEKPFRVDIELEFYDKSLNESQKLAVKKAVLSKDLYLIHGPPGTGKTRTLTEVIVQEVRFNKHKVLATADSNIAADNILEYLVKKYPDLKVVRIGHPTRISKDLIQHSLPYLIENHEKYQEILSLRKKIKEIKEDRDKFLKPSPRWRRGMSDEQILKVAKRRKDYRGVPKEKIASMAEWIIRNKKIKKIINNLEDITEKIINEILSEADVIVATNSMAGSEILKGWEFDVVVIDEGSQAMEPSCLIPIIKGKKLIMAGDHKQLPPTVLSENEELKKTLFERLIKKYPEFSSILKIQYRMNEKIMEFPNRMFYDNKLKADESVKNITLMDLVKEEEVDEEDRDIINEIPVQFINVDGLERRDKESPSYYNIEEAEKVLEVVKKLLKYKIPTNVITPYDAQVRYLRKLFEEHNIDVEVNTVDGFQGRENEAIVISFVRTKNFGFLKDLRRLNVAITRAKRKLILIGNENLLKTDKVYNEMIKWAKSIENEYKKQKEDKKEIN from the coding sequence ATGAATTTAATAGATTTATATGTAAGGAAGTTTATGAAGTTAATTGAAATTGAAAGAAAGTGTGAAATGGATTTTCATAAAAATGAGATAATTAGGTTAGGAAAAAAGAGAGAAAATGTTGGAAGGGCTATTTTAAATTTAAAAGGAAAATTCTTAGGAGAAAGTTTAGGTTGCACAATTGTTAGATTTGGTAGGAAAAAACCATTTAAAACAGAAATCTCTCCCGGAGATGTTGTCTTAATAAGTAAAAATAACCCTTTGGAGAGTGATTTATACGCTAATGTCATTTATGTAGGAAAAAACTTTATAGATGTTGCCTTTGATGTAGATGTTCCAAAGTGGGTTTATAAAGAAAGAGTTAGAATTGACTTATATGTCAATGACATTACATTTAAGAGAATGAAAGAGGCTTTGAGAGAATTTGCAAAAAAGAGAGATAAATTAGCATATATAATTTTAGGTATAGAACATCCAGAAAAACCTTTTAGGGTAGATATTGAATTAGAATTTTACGACAAAAGTTTAAATGAATCTCAAAAGTTGGCTGTTAAAAAAGCAGTTTTAAGTAAAGATTTATATTTAATACATGGCCCTCCGGGAACTGGAAAAACGAGAACTTTAACTGAGGTTATTGTTCAGGAGGTTAGATTTAATAAACATAAGGTTTTAGCTACTGCTGACTCAAACATTGCGGCAGATAACATTTTGGAATATTTAGTTAAAAAATATCCTGACTTAAAGGTTGTTAGAATAGGACATCCTACAAGAATTTCAAAAGATTTAATTCAACATTCATTACCTTACTTAATTGAAAATCACGAAAAATATCAAGAAATTTTATCTTTAAGAAAAAAAATCAAAGAAATTAAAGAAGATAGAGATAAATTTTTAAAACCATCTCCAAGATGGAGAAGGGGAATGAGTGATGAACAAATATTAAAAGTAGCTAAGAGAAGAAAAGATTATAGAGGAGTTCCAAAAGAAAAAATTGCAAGTATGGCAGAGTGGATTATAAGAAATAAAAAAATTAAAAAAATAATCAATAATTTAGAAGATATTACTGAAAAAATTATAAATGAAATTTTAAGTGAGGCAGATGTTATTGTTGCTACAAACTCAATGGCTGGCTCAGAAATATTAAAAGGATGGGAGTTTGATGTTGTAGTTATTGATGAGGGTAGTCAAGCGATGGAGCCTTCCTGTTTAATACCAATAATTAAAGGAAAAAAATTAATTATGGCTGGAGATCATAAACAGTTACCACCAACAGTTTTAAGTGAGAATGAAGAATTAAAAAAGACGCTTTTTGAAAGATTAATAAAAAAATATCCTGAATTTTCATCTATACTAAAAATTCAATATAGGATGAATGAGAAAATTATGGAGTTTCCAAATAGAATGTTTTATGACAATAAATTAAAGGCAGATGAGAGCGTTAAAAACATTACATTAATGGATTTAGTCAAAGAGGAAGAAGTTGATGAGGAAGATAGAGATATTATAAATGAAATTCCAGTTCAGTTTATAAATGTTGATGGTTTAGAAAGGAGAGATAAGGAATCTCCTTCTTACTACAATATAGAAGAGGCAGAGAAGGTTTTAGAAGTTGTTAAAAAACTTTTGAAGTATAAAATTCCTACAAATGTCATTACTCCCTACGATGCCCAAGTTAGATATTTGAGAAAGTTGTTTGAAGAGCACAATATAGATGTAGAAGTTAATACGGTAGATGGATTTCAAGGTAGGGAGAATGAGGCTATTGTTATATCATTTGTAAGAACAAAAAATTTTGGATTTTTAAAAGATTTGAGAAGGTTAAATGTGGCTATAACAAGAGCTAAGAGAAAGTTAATTTTAATAGGAAATGAAAATTTATTAAAAACTGATAAAGTTTATAATGAGATGATTAAATGGGCTAAATCAATAGAAAATGAGTATAAAAAACAAAAAGAAGATAAAAAAGAAATAAATTAA
- a CDS encoding radical SAM protein: protein MVILDLSKYRMITDVKNIGNTLILEINKIYEVKVDIPYNEVEIENSIIKINAHPKRAENIKVGILNLISYSIANNLKSKITKRRTIYINEPIPLIGHTAFGLIERGRNIIQVRGHCGCNLNCIFCSVDEGEFSKTRKNDYYVDLEYLIENYKKIVEFKENKFIEAHLDGQGEPSLYYPLVDLVQELSEINKKGNGIVSMQSNGTTLTYKLIDELEEAGLHRINLSINALDKNMAKMLSGRKDYKIEKILDIAEYIKNSKIHLLIAPLLLPNINDEEFKRVIDYAVELEQKIPQNIINPITGKKDPILGCQLCRVYQFGRRPKKMKVWDFEKFYNLLRKYELEYAKKGINVKLILTPKDFGTHKRKRLPYPFKVGEIIKANVVLDGRIKGEVLGVSKNRVIQIINVKNEQSLIGRNVKVRILRNKDNIIVGELV from the coding sequence ATTTATGAAGTTAAAGTAGATATTCCCTACAATGAGGTTGAAATTGAAAATTCAATAATAAAAATTAACGCCCATCCAAAAAGAGCAGAGAATATAAAAGTTGGAATTTTAAACTTAATCTCTTACAGTATAGCCAATAATTTGAAGAGTAAGATAACAAAAAGGAGAACTATATATATAAATGAACCAATTCCATTGATTGGGCATACTGCCTTTGGATTGATTGAGAGAGGAAGAAATATAATACAGGTTAGAGGACATTGTGGTTGTAATTTAAACTGCATATTTTGTTCTGTTGATGAAGGAGAGTTTTCAAAAACCAGAAAAAATGATTATTATGTAGATTTAGAGTATTTAATTGAAAATTATAAAAAAATTGTTGAATTTAAAGAAAATAAATTTATTGAGGCACATTTAGATGGGCAGGGAGAACCTTCTTTATATTATCCCTTAGTCGATTTAGTTCAGGAGTTATCTGAGATTAACAAAAAAGGTAATGGAATAGTTTCAATGCAAAGTAATGGAACTACATTAACTTATAAATTAATAGATGAATTAGAAGAGGCAGGATTGCATAGAATAAACTTGTCTATAAATGCTTTAGATAAAAATATGGCAAAAATGCTTTCTGGTAGAAAAGATTATAAAATAGAAAAAATTTTAGACATTGCAGAGTATATAAAAAATTCTAAAATTCATTTATTAATTGCTCCTCTTTTGTTGCCAAACATAAACGATGAAGAATTTAAAAGAGTTATTGACTATGCTGTTGAATTAGAACAAAAAATTCCTCAAAATATTATAAATCCAATAACTGGAAAAAAAGACCCTATTTTAGGTTGCCAGTTATGTAGAGTTTATCAATTTGGTAGAAGACCAAAAAAAATGAAAGTTTGGGATTTTGAGAAGTTTTATAATTTGTTAAGAAAGTATGAGTTAGAATATGCAAAAAAGGGGATTAATGTAAAATTAATATTAACTCCAAAAGATTTTGGAACTCACAAAAGGAAAAGACTGCCATATCCTTTTAAAGTAGGAGAAATTATTAAAGCTAATGTAGTTTTAGATGGAAGAATTAAAGGTGAAGTTTTAGGAGTATCCAAAAATAGAGTAATTCAAATAATTAATGTAAAAAATGAACAAAGTCTGATTGGAAGGAATGTTAAAGTGAGAATTTTGAGAAATAAAGACAATATAATTGTAGGTGAGTTAGTTTAA
- the serS gene encoding serine--tRNA ligase, translating to MKLTFNLKGKLIFSKELDEDAKKEVEEILKNADQIFLKGVPKGKEDEASKIINYEFEGNILKITIVSGRYTRAHEGLIRLRKPLAEKLGKNFKIGVRGIEIDNYVITIETENDISKKLEGVKVPECEAKVEGNKIILIFKNIGESELKRNIIDRAIKFVKSELEKEEDLIFKVCKIPPGTIIKEYKAKRKITFDKDPTEVAEKLGWVKKFPGRGQWFYTPPITALFRAFEDLIVNEIVKKIGFEECLFPKLIPLEIMYKMRYLEGLPEGMYYVCPPKREPELFNEFVNEMMIKKEIPKEKLKSLLRDPGYVLAPAQCEPFYQFFEGEIIDVDKPIMFFDRSGWTYRWEGGGAKGLDRVNEFLRIECVWIGSPEFVEEIRDKTLRYAEKLAEKLDLEYWTEVGDDPFYLEGRKKEERGIEFPEVPKYEMRLLLPHIKDERKGVAVTSANVHGTHFVEGFRIKDYMGRKVWTGCTGYGITRWVVGYLAQYGFEFDDWHPIIKKKIKKLPEVPKLITWPK from the coding sequence ATGAAACTTACATTTAACTTAAAAGGAAAATTAATTTTTAGTAAAGAGTTAGATGAAGATGCAAAAAAAGAAGTTGAAGAAATTTTAAAAAATGCTGACCAAATTTTTTTAAAAGGAGTACCTAAGGGAAAAGAGGATGAGGCGTCAAAAATTATAAACTATGAATTTGAAGGGAATATTTTAAAGATAACTATTGTTTCTGGAAGATATACAAGGGCTCATGAAGGATTAATTAGATTAAGAAAGCCATTAGCAGAAAAATTAGGAAAAAACTTTAAAATTGGAGTTAGAGGAATTGAAATAGACAATTATGTAATAACAATAGAGACAGAAAATGATATATCTAAAAAATTAGAGGGAGTTAAAGTTCCAGAGTGTGAGGCAAAGGTTGAAGGGAATAAAATTATATTGATATTTAAAAATATTGGAGAGAGTGAATTAAAGAGAAATATTATTGATAGAGCAATAAAGTTTGTAAAATCTGAGTTAGAAAAGGAAGAGGATTTAATATTTAAAGTTTGTAAAATACCACCTGGAACTATAATTAAAGAGTACAAAGCAAAAAGAAAAATAACTTTTGATAAAGATCCAACAGAAGTTGCTGAAAAATTAGGTTGGGTTAAAAAATTCCCCGGAAGAGGTCAGTGGTTTTATACTCCACCAATAACAGCATTGTTTAGGGCATTTGAAGATTTAATAGTTAATGAAATTGTAAAAAAAATTGGCTTTGAAGAATGTCTATTCCCTAAATTAATTCCTTTGGAAATTATGTATAAAATGAGGTATTTAGAGGGATTGCCAGAGGGAATGTATTATGTTTGTCCTCCAAAAAGAGAACCAGAACTTTTCAACGAATTTGTAAATGAGATGATGATTAAAAAAGAGATTCCAAAAGAGAAATTAAAATCACTACTTAGAGACCCAGGCTATGTTTTAGCCCCTGCTCAGTGTGAGCCATTTTATCAATTCTTTGAGGGAGAGATTATAGATGTAGATAAGCCAATAATGTTCTTTGATAGAAGTGGATGGACATATAGATGGGAAGGAGGAGGAGCAAAGGGATTAGATAGGGTTAATGAATTTTTAAGGATAGAATGTGTTTGGATTGGAAGTCCTGAATTCGTTGAGGAAATTAGGGACAAAACATTGAGATATGCTGAGAAATTGGCAGAAAAACTTGATTTAGAGTATTGGACTGAGGTTGGAGATGACCCATTTTACTTAGAAGGTAGAAAAAAGGAAGAGAGAGGAATAGAATTTCCAGAAGTTCCTAAGTATGAGATGAGATTACTTCTACCTCATATAAAAGACGAAAGAAAAGGAGTTGCGGTAACATCAGCAAATGTTCATGGAACGCACTTCGTTGAAGGTTTTAGAATTAAAGATTATATGGGGAGGAAGGTTTGGACAGGTTGTACTGGATATGGAATAACAAGGTGGGTTGTTGGATATTTAGCTCAATATGGGTTTGAATTTGACGATTGGCATCCAATAATAAAGAAAAAAATTAAAAAATTGCCAGAAGTTCCGAAATTAATAACTTGGCCAAAGTAA
- the trpE gene encoding anthranilate synthase component I: MIIKKIKINISPLDVYEQICGENTFLLESAEGVPKVARYSILGKTEGKVIFKKNKLKVESFTELGDKVKDLEGKYECPLDALRVVRNECLKYLDIGNIEPVPRFKGGLVGYLSYDIIRYWIDLSNITPKPVNDLNFPDAEFFIVKDVISFDLKEKTVNLISDNEKNIDELKKIIEQVKFNNVEKKEKEENISNDRELKIKSNMSKEEFINAVNKAKEYIFAGDIFQVVLSRRIEIDLNDLNHLKIYKKVREINPSPYMYYLDFGDRKIIGSSPEILVRTDMVNKKRLVITRPIAGTIGRGKTEEEDKKLEEQLLNDEKERSEHVMLVDLARNDIGKISKFGTVKVTDFMVIEKYSHVQHIVSNVVGELKNNYDSFLSVKATFPAGTLSGAPKVRAMEIIEELEKTYRGPYGGGVGYFGWDDLMDMAITIRTFVISKNKGYIQVGCGIVADSIPEKEWEETEKKGLANVKTIESLMKEKYK; this comes from the coding sequence ATGATAATTAAAAAAATAAAGATTAATATTTCTCCATTAGATGTTTATGAACAAATATGTGGAGAGAATACTTTTTTATTAGAATCTGCCGAAGGAGTTCCAAAGGTTGCGAGATATTCAATATTAGGAAAAACTGAAGGAAAAGTAATATTCAAAAAAAATAAGTTAAAGGTTGAGAGTTTTACAGAATTGGGTGATAAGGTTAAAGATTTAGAGGGAAAATATGAATGTCCATTAGACGCTTTAAGAGTTGTTAGAAATGAGTGTCTTAAATATTTAGATATTGGCAATATTGAACCTGTGCCAAGATTTAAAGGAGGATTAGTTGGATATTTAAGTTATGATATTATTAGATACTGGATTGATTTATCTAATATTACTCCAAAACCTGTAAATGACTTAAATTTTCCTGATGCAGAGTTTTTCATAGTCAAGGATGTTATATCATTTGACTTAAAAGAAAAAACAGTTAATTTAATATCTGACAATGAAAAAAACATTGATGAATTAAAAAAAATTATAGAACAAGTTAAATTTAATAATGTTGAGAAAAAAGAAAAAGAAGAAAATATTTCCAATGATAGAGAATTAAAGATAAAATCTAATATGAGTAAAGAAGAATTTATCAATGCAGTTAATAAGGCTAAAGAGTATATCTTTGCAGGAGATATATTTCAAGTAGTTTTGTCAAGAAGAATTGAAATTGATTTAAATGATTTAAATCACCTAAAAATTTACAAAAAAGTTAGAGAAATTAACCCCTCTCCATATATGTATTATTTGGACTTTGGAGATAGAAAAATTATTGGCTCCTCACCAGAAATTTTAGTAAGAACTGATATGGTAAATAAAAAGAGGTTAGTTATAACAAGACCAATTGCGGGAACTATCGGAAGAGGAAAAACTGAAGAAGAAGACAAAAAATTAGAAGAACAATTATTGAATGATGAAAAAGAGAGATCTGAACATGTTATGCTTGTAGATTTAGCAAGGAACGATATTGGAAAGATATCAAAATTTGGAACAGTTAAAGTTACTGATTTTATGGTAATAGAAAAATACTCTCATGTTCAGCATATTGTTAGCAATGTAGTTGGTGAATTAAAAAATAACTACGATTCATTTCTTTCTGTAAAGGCTACATTTCCAGCGGGAACTTTAAGTGGAGCTCCAAAAGTTAGGGCTATGGAAATCATTGAAGAGTTGGAAAAAACATATAGAGGTCCTTATGGAGGAGGAGTTGGCTATTTCGGATGGGATGACTTGATGGATATGGCAATAACAATAAGAACTTTTGTAATCTCAAAAAATAAGGGGTATATACAAGTAGGTTGTGGAATTGTAGCAGATTCTATACCAGAAAAAGAATGGGAAGAAACTGAAAAGAAAGGACTGGCTAATGTTAAAACAATTGAGAGTCTAATGAAAGAAAAATATAAATAA
- a CDS encoding DUF473 family protein → MRVYGIFGIKESAINELIENHIKTFTIINAYNLETLKNLKEGDFIFITSTLKQDLRNGSEGVLCKVLEVSIIPQIITGFEEKEVIAGRLKVEMLGFAKCSITNSEFIEIRFRTF, encoded by the coding sequence ATGAGAGTATATGGAATATTTGGAATTAAAGAGAGTGCTATAAATGAGTTAATAGAAAATCACATAAAAACATTCACTATAATAAATGCCTATAACTTAGAAACTTTAAAAAATCTAAAAGAAGGAGATTTTATTTTTATAACATCGACTTTAAAACAGGATTTAAGAAATGGTAGCGAAGGAGTATTATGTAAGGTTTTAGAAGTTTCAATAATTCCTCAAATTATTACTGGATTTGAAGAGAAGGAAGTAATTGCTGGGAGATTAAAGGTAGAAATGTTGGGCTTTGCAAAATGTTCTATAACTAATTCTGAATTCATTGAAATAAGATTTAGAACATTTTAA
- a CDS encoding proteasome assembly chaperone family protein has protein sequence MKFIKKNDIDFDEPLIIEAFPGTGLVGSIAAYQIIKELKLKYFGYFEIEGIPPITTIENGTPYPPVRAYANKNLVILFSDVIIPPNSINRLAELIVKTFSDNKPKLFVSLGGLIAGKSEKVFGIANKEKLLENLKNYVEIFNFGVLGGISGNLLIKCDDNGFDAIALLAETVGVRPDPRGGANLLEVLNKMFNLNVNVESLIKEAENIENKLKELAEQHLKMMSKKKEYPMYI, from the coding sequence ATGAAGTTTATTAAAAAGAATGATATTGATTTTGATGAACCACTAATTATTGAAGCGTTTCCTGGAACTGGATTAGTTGGAAGTATCGCCGCCTATCAAATAATAAAAGAATTGAAATTAAAATACTTTGGATACTTTGAAATAGAGGGAATTCCTCCAATAACTACAATTGAAAATGGGACTCCCTATCCACCAGTAAGGGCTTATGCAAATAAAAATTTAGTTATACTCTTTTCAGATGTAATTATACCACCAAACAGTATTAATAGATTAGCTGAATTAATAGTAAAAACTTTTTCAGATAATAAGCCAAAGTTATTCGTTTCACTTGGTGGATTAATTGCTGGGAAATCAGAAAAAGTTTTTGGAATAGCCAACAAAGAGAAATTATTGGAAAATTTAAAAAATTATGTTGAAATATTTAATTTTGGAGTTTTAGGAGGAATTAGTGGAAATTTATTAATAAAATGTGATGATAACGGATTTGACGCTATTGCACTCTTGGCAGAAACTGTAGGAGTTCGTCCAGATCCAAGAGGAGGAGCTAATTTATTAGAAGTGTTAAATAAAATGTTTAATTTAAATGTTAATGTTGAGAGTTTAATCAAAGAGGCAGAAAATATAGAAAACAAACTCAAAGAATTGGCTGAACAACATTTAAAGATGATGTCTAAGAAAAAGGAATATCCTATGTATATCTAG
- a CDS encoding dihydropteroate synthase-like protein, with translation MKILIITGKLAEKKVKNAIKKYEFVDVHIANISVAAFLTPNLIIKEIKKLEDKLGKKLKDIYDFVLVTGLIRHDLKKVEEETGIKCYKSTRDASDLPLLIENLDKIKLSTKDYADLQLLEIIKKKCEEEIKKAEEQELGEGDIKIGSLKVGDKFPMRVLGEIVHAPWLNEKELEEKVIYYLESGADMIDLGMVSNENNKDKIKNMLKIVRDITDKPVSVDTLNTNELIEAINLGVDMILSVDGGNLNELLPYLKDSDTAIVVLPTNYKKNYVPETIEGKVKSLEDIIKKLIYEGIEKIVADPILEPINNFGCNFIESVIACREFKKRNNIPLFFGVGNVTELFDADSNGVNALLAAIASEINANILFTPEASAKCKFSIKELKIASKMMFLAKKRNSLPKDVGFNLINYKDKRFDEEYTFNRYNVPIIKAEENKKQILDEGSFKIEIDRKNKEIVVIYFNKRREPTLMIRGKKPKEIYETAIRLNLIKKLDHAAYFGRELAKAEIALKIGKKYNQDFDLFYNEFWNK, from the coding sequence ATGAAAATCTTAATAATAACTGGAAAGTTGGCAGAAAAAAAAGTTAAAAATGCTATAAAAAAATATGAGTTTGTTGATGTTCATATCGCCAATATATCAGTAGCCGCTTTTTTAACTCCTAATTTAATAATTAAAGAAATCAAAAAATTAGAAGATAAATTAGGCAAAAAATTAAAAGATATTTACGATTTTGTTTTAGTTACTGGATTGATAAGGCATGATTTAAAGAAAGTTGAAGAGGAAACTGGAATAAAATGTTATAAATCTACAAGAGATGCCTCAGATCTTCCTTTACTTATAGAAAATTTAGATAAAATAAAACTTTCTACAAAGGATTATGCTGATTTACAACTTTTAGAGATTATTAAAAAGAAATGTGAGGAGGAGATAAAAAAAGCAGAAGAGCAAGAACTGGGAGAAGGAGATATAAAAATTGGTTCTTTAAAAGTTGGTGATAAATTTCCAATGAGAGTTTTGGGAGAAATAGTCCATGCTCCATGGCTAAATGAAAAGGAATTAGAGGAAAAAGTAATATATTACTTAGAAAGTGGGGCTGATATGATAGATTTAGGAATGGTTAGCAATGAAAACAACAAAGATAAAATTAAGAATATGTTAAAAATTGTTAGAGATATTACTGATAAGCCAGTTAGTGTAGATACATTAAACACTAATGAATTAATAGAGGCAATTAATTTGGGAGTAGATATGATTTTAAGCGTTGATGGTGGAAATTTAAATGAATTACTACCTTATTTAAAAGATTCTGACACTGCAATAGTTGTTTTACCAACAAACTATAAAAAAAACTATGTTCCAGAAACTATTGAGGGAAAAGTTAAATCCTTAGAAGATATTATAAAAAAATTGATTTATGAGGGAATAGAAAAAATAGTTGCAGATCCTATTTTAGAGCCAATAAATAACTTTGGGTGTAACTTTATAGAGAGTGTAATTGCCTGTAGAGAATTTAAAAAAAGAAATAATATACCTTTATTTTTTGGTGTAGGAAATGTTACTGAACTTTTTGATGCTGATAGTAATGGAGTTAATGCATTATTAGCGGCAATAGCCTCTGAAATTAATGCTAATATATTATTTACTCCTGAGGCCAGTGCAAAATGTAAATTCTCTATAAAAGAGTTAAAAATTGCTTCAAAAATGATGTTTTTAGCTAAAAAGAGAAATTCATTACCCAAAGATGTAGGATTTAATTTAATAAATTATAAAGATAAAAGATTTGATGAGGAATATACATTTAATAGATACAATGTTCCAATAATTAAAGCTGAGGAGAATAAAAAACAAATATTAGACGAAGGTAGTTTTAAAATAGAAATTGATAGAAAAAATAAAGAGATTGTAGTTATATATTTTAACAAAAGAAGAGAACCTACATTGATGATTAGAGGGAAGAAACCAAAGGAGATTTATGAAACTGCAATAAGGTTAAATTTAATAAAAAAGTTAGACCATGCCGCATATTTTGGGAGAGAATTGGCAAAGGCTGAAATTGCCTTAAAAATAGGCAAAAAATACAACCAAGATTTTGATCTATTTTATAACGAATTTTGGAATAAATAA